From a single Asticcacaulis sp. MM231 genomic region:
- a CDS encoding GNAT family N-acetyltransferase — translation MTETYIVRPIRPEDYPSWRPLWDAYNAFYGRKDATALAESVTQTTWARFFDAAEPVHALVCLSGSEMVGLAHYLFHRSTSAIEPSCYLQDLFTVPARRGQGVARRLISAVSEAAQAAGTARLYWHTHMNNRTAQKLYDKVAERSGFIVYRKTS, via the coding sequence ATGACAGAGACGTATATCGTGCGGCCGATAAGGCCGGAAGATTATCCATCCTGGCGGCCGCTATGGGATGCCTACAACGCCTTCTATGGCCGCAAGGATGCCACCGCCTTGGCGGAAAGCGTGACGCAGACAACATGGGCGCGTTTCTTCGATGCGGCCGAGCCGGTTCATGCGCTGGTCTGCCTCAGTGGTTCTGAAATGGTCGGGCTGGCGCATTACCTGTTTCATCGCTCGACCTCGGCGATCGAGCCAAGCTGTTACCTGCAAGACCTGTTTACGGTGCCGGCACGGCGCGGACAGGGCGTAGCCCGCCGGTTGATCTCAGCCGTCAGCGAGGCGGCGCAGGCGGCCGGTACGGCGCGCCTCTACTGGCACACCCATATGAACAACCGGACGGCGCAGAAGCTATATGACAAGGTCGCTGAGCGTTCTGGCTTTATTGTCTATCGCAAGACGTCGTGA